AATCCATCAATCTACGCAGACGAGCCTATAGCGCGGCGATCTTGATTGATGAAATCGAAGCAGTGTTGGAGATCGCTCGAGATCACGGCGCTCAATGGGAAAGCACCTCTGATTTGGGCGAAAAAAATGCGAAGAAGTTGGTACGAGAGGTGCCGATTTTTTACGTTGAGAGAGAACTTGCCCTGAGAATAGAAGAGCAGCCTCGCGCGCTGCACGAAAACGATTTCAGAGATATGGCAACATTTTGCGCAGTACTTCCGTATGCTGATGTCGTAATAGCAGAAAAACAGTTTGTAAATTTGTCGATACAGGCAGGCCTGGATAAGAAATATAGAACTTTGACATCGTCGAAGCTTGAAACACTGGTAGATCTAATTTGATCACTAACAAAACAGTCCTATTCTCTACAAATGATCAAAAAAACTAATCAACCCCGTTTGGTTAGGTCTATACCTATGACTGTGACATCATCCACGCCGTGAAATTCGGTTGATATGTCTTGCCAATGAGATTGCAGGGCATCAACAAGTCCTTGGAAGTCTAAACGTTTCTCCGAACCTGATTTGTTCGGCACCTCCCAGTGTTTTTGCGCCCCACGGGTCACAAGTAAAAAAATACCTCTATTTGAACGATGATCGCGAAGATAGTCACCACAAAGTTGGTTCTCCAGCCGCTCGAACAGCTTGTTACCAGACCAACCATTATCGGCAAGCTTCAATTCGCACGGTACAGGACCATCGAATCCGACACCGTGGAAACGCAAATCCGGCCTTTTCGCGTCGGAAAGCTCTTCTTCCTGGGGTATTGAATACCGGCCACGCGCTTTCTCACGCAATTCACGACCAATGTAATTTCGCATATCCGTTTCGAGAGTAACGTTTTTAAGAATATCCGCGATGCTGCTGTCGCCATTCTCGATTTCATCTTTCAAGTCGTTTAGGCGCATAACAGCCAAATCGGCGAGTTCACTATGTGTAGAGGGTGTTCTTTCGAGCGTTTCATGGAAATCCAAAACGTCCTGAACCTTCCAGGGACTAATATCGGCATCCTTTTCAGCTCTGGATTTTGCGAGATGCGCAAGCCAAGGTCGGGCCTGATTGTCCGGGTGAGATTTAGATATTTCTTCCAAAGCGAGATAAGCTTCTTTTCCCGGCGTCTCGTTTAGATGCGAAAAAAGAGCATTCCGTGCATCTTGAGCGCGGTCTCTAAGTTCTGGCGAGTAGACGCCTTTGCCCGCACGTTCAATATCATCTTCACGCCGAATATACTGATGCATTAGTAGGTAAAGTGACTTTAAGTGCTCAGGAAGCAGATATGCATTGCGAGACCCAACATCGTCGCGCCTCCTCTTACCTTGCAAGAACACAATAAAATTCATAGCAAAGTTTGTACGACTGTCAGAATCAGGAATTTTGCTAAGTTTCGTTTCCAGGTCCTGGATCGCATTGAGTGGATCAACACCCACCCAAACCGCATACCAAAGCGCTAGGTTGTCGAGCTCAGTTACTTTTCTGCACTTTTCTACTGCCAATTCGCGCAAATCAACATCGGTGATTGAAGAACCCAGTACAATGGTCATTAGTTTTGTCAAATTTCCAATGTTGCTAGGCTCAAAGTCAATTAGTTCTTTTACTAAACTCGGCGCTATTTGATTCCATGACCATTGACCGCTCCAACTTACGTCATAGAGCATGTAGTTGGTCTCAACGTCGGGTTTTTCTATAGACAGTTCATATCTAATTTCTTGAAGCATGAAATCAGCCACCTGAGGAAGATAATTGGCTGCCAATTTAGAAAACCAAGGAGGAAAACCGTTAAGTTCAAAAGAGGCATATCGGCATGCAAGATCTATTTCTTCTTTATCAAACCCAGCGGGCCAATTGGCTGTTTCTTCAGCTTCGATGCAAATGCCGGAAAGGCCAAAAATCGTTTGAAGCGTAGTCTGGTTAAGGGGCGCGCCTTCAGAGCGTATTTTGGGTTTGTGCTTGCGCCAGTAGGCGACACATCCATCACGAAATGCAATCGCTACGTCTTCGCCAAAATCAGCGCCTAAGCTCTTCCAGTCACTAACGGAATAGCTTGTAGTGCCGCCGTTCTTTTTCCGCATTTTTTCATGTAGGTAAGCTTGAGCGCTTGAAACCGAAGAAGGGTTATCAAACTTAGGGTCTCTCAGCTCGTCAATATGGCTGCTTAAGTATCCTTTGCTCTCTTCAAGCTCCTTTGTTCTTTTGCGCTCAATTGCTCTGTCTCGTCGCTGAAAGCCTGCCAGTCTCCGCCTATGTTTTTTGACTTCTTCGCTTGCCGCCGCCGGATTTAGATAGTTTTGAAGGCGCGAAGACAATTCAGCATCGCTAGAAACGAGTTTTTTTAGTTGCTCTCGCCAGTTACGTGGGCGGCCAGCGTACTTGTAAAGATTGAAAGCCAATGACAAAGCCATGAGGCGATTGTCCAGCTCTTCCTGATCGAACGACTGCTCCTTGAAATACTCGAAATCCTCTTCGTCAAATTTCCAAAAGGTGCGAAAGACATCGATTTGCCAAAGCTCTGAAACACGCTCCGCGCGCTTGTTTTCTCGGCGACTTCTTACCTGTTCAACCTCGTACCAAAACAATGATCTGTTCAATTCGGGCCACACGCAGATCAATTCATCAAAATTGAATTTTTCGTCTCGAATGCCTCCAATGTCATATTCAGATGCGGCAGGGATTTTATGTAAGATTTCCAAAGCTGGAACACTCAAAGCGGCAGAATGCCGCGCAACAATTAGTCTTTTTACAGCTAAGGCTGCCGATCTTATTAGCCAGCCGAATTCTTGGGAAATTTCACAGAAGCGCCGCTCTACGATCGGTTTCAGATTCAGAATATCGTGAAATCCGGACACAATGTCGGGCAGCAATTCAAGACTAGCGTCTGAAACAAATTCCTCGATCGCACTAGAAAGGTTATCGGCGCTAAAGCGCTCACCCCTTTTTGTTTTCACTATCGAAGATAGTAACCAACTAATTGTCTTTGCCGAGGGGTGAGAATGTTGTACTAATTCGGCCAACCAATCACGATCTAACTCCTCTCCCTCCGACAAAAAAACGTCCCGTAAGTCGGCGCAGTCTTGTTCGGTACCCACAGCAAAAACCGCGCGAAATGCGGCAATTCTTGTATATGAATCGCAGTCCTTCCTAATTGCAAAAGACTGCGCTTCCGGAAGCAATTCAGATAATTCACCGAGCCAAATCATTCGCAGTAAAAATGGTGTTAGTTCGGTATTGTCATCGTATTTACTAAGCAGTGCTCGCAAGTCATCAACGAGATCTGTATTTGCAAATCTCTGTACGGCACTTCGATCTGCGGCAGAACGGCTCGATGATCCGCTTGCCAGCTGATCGCAAACATCGTGAAGTATCGTACGGCGTAATTCTCGCGGTAGCTGGCTTGGGTCTCCACCTTCAAAGAAAACTTCAGGAGCCGTGTGCGCCAATCGTTCTCTTATTTTCTCATCCAACAACACCAGCCAGGACAACACCGGGCGCAACGCAGGAACGACAACATCGACACCGTATTGAGTACGAAAGAGCAGATTTTCTATTTTTCTGCGCGAAGTCTCTCGTCGCAGAAGATCAGCAAACCATTCGGCTGTGAGGTACTCACGCACTGATCTGTGATGAAACCGGACCGTCCCGTAAATTGCCTCGTCAAAAACTGGTCGAGAAAGGAGAGCCGCCTGTTTGATATCATTCCAATATGGAAGAATGTCTCTGACCGGAACACCTTTGTTATTGTCGGCTCCGTCAGGTACGCGGATCGTGGGCTCTTGTGATAAAGTTGTGGCCGCCGCTAAAAGCTTCACGCCAAATCGTGCATCGCTCTCAGAAAGCGGTTGCGCATCAGCGCGGTTTTGATCTCTTTCTAGGAGCCGTCGACGGATACTGTTTTGCATCAATTCCAGCCGACTTCCAATTTTTTGTTCATCAAGCCAGAACTCTACAAGTTCCTCCAGATCTTGCGGCCTTGAAGTGAATGACCACGCATCAGCGCGTTCGACAGCATTGAGAAACGCCGCTGTATCCTGGATGCCCCTCCCCGCTGAAAATTTTAAAATTTGCTCCGAAGATAAATCGCTAAGAGCTACAAGCTTGAACACATGTTTCTTTTGATCAAGCTTTGTAGATTCAGGTTCTAGCCCTAGGTCAATATCAAGTTCCCCGTTTTCGTCCTCGATTGGATCAGGACGTGCCTCGCGAACAAACGGTAAATGTTGACTGCAAAAGGCAAGGTCTGACTTGGGCCGCCAAGCAGAGCTACGACCAGTAATGACAATGTGGGTGCGATTTTTAGCTACTGACAATTTTCTTGCCAACTTGCGAACTGCTAATTGAAAGTCTCCAGGGTCACGGAGACGCGCCTCATCAACAGAGTCTAGCAGTAGCCAGCCCTCTTCATCGGCCTCTAGCCAACTTTGAAATTCTTCATAACTGCCGACTTCAAATGCATCCTCAAAATCCTGCGGAATATGCTCAAGACGAAGAAAAAATGCCGGATTTCCTTCAACTCGGAGCCTGCTCGCCACATTTCTGATTTCCTCAGTTTTTCCTGAACCTGCTTCCGAAAGTATGACAACTCGATGCTCTTTTATGAGATCGACCCAAGTGAGGCTTTCTCCTACATGAAAAACATTGGCTAAATCGACGTCATCACTTTCGCTGGCATAGTCCGAAAGTTCATGGAAAGTCCTATTGAGGTCGATAAAATCATCGTTTCGAGAGAGTTGAGTCATCACAACTTGAAATTTAGTTGCCAATGTTCGGCGCAACAAGATCGAGGCGCAGAAGCCAAAACAAATGTTGTGGGGAAGTATTCTCAGCTTTCATTGTCGGAGACACGAATTGCGCGGGAAAGCGAATGACCAAATTGAACAGTGGCACCAACCAAGAACGATTTCATCCCAATCTCGCAAGCGCTCTAGAGAGGTTGAGAAGTCGATTAGGTGTTGCGCGGGGTTGTCGATACCACTCGGCAGAGCGTTGAAAACCCTGTCGAGTTTCTAGGCTGGATCGGCCCCGATCTTGTCCCAAAATCGACCTCTGATCTCAACGGTAAGCTGTTGGACCAAAACTTTTGAAGGACAGACGACTAGCACGGCCCGGTCCTGTGCGCGTTGGCGAGCGAGCGTCGCCATCCCCCCGGTTTTGCCCGTGCCTGTCGGCATATTTACGAGGCAGGCGCGAGCACTTGCCGACTCCAAATAGGCGTCGACGGTGTCAAGCGCCGCGTGCTGATGCGGCCAAAGGGCAAGCGCAGTCCTAGATAGTTCAGCCTCAACCAACACGCACCTCCAAGAACCTAAAGTAGTGCTCCTGCTTAACTCACACGTTTACCGAAAAAAATAATGGGGCAATGGCCAAGATGCAGCCGTGTGCGATGAGAACCGGCGCGAGACGGTAACTATTAAGCCATGTGTTGAGCCGTTCAGTTTCAGACACAAGAACCTACTACGTATAATTTTTTGAACCCTCGTCTATTTTTTTAAACGTAGGTTTTGTTTTCTGGACGAGTTCATGGTATCTTTTTTTCAGTAACGGAGTTTCTGTCATGGCACGCCAATCAACCCGAAGCAGTACGTTGAAATACCCTTTAACGAGTATTCTTGGAACAAAATCTAGCGTTGTTCTTCTGCGCGAACTGTCCGAACACGGCGGGTTTCTCACAGCTCCATTGCTCTCACAGCGATGCGGCATTTCTAGAGCAAGCGCTTGGAAAGAATTGGGCGTTTTGGAGGAGCTTGGAGTAGTCGGTTCAGTAGGCACAGAAAGGTCTCGCGTTTACCGGCTAAACCCCGACTACCCGCTTTATTCATCTCTGAAAGATCTGTTTGAGCAGGAAAACTGTCGTTTCACCAAAATACGCGACGCTATTTCCAACGCTGTTTCCTCTTTTGAGAACAAAGTTATAGCGACTTGGATTTATGGAAGCGTCGCAAGGGGGGAAGACAAACCGAACAGTGATTTGGACATCGCTATTGTGTTCTCAACAGACAATCTGGAAGGCCAATTGGAGAGCATCCGCAATATTCTGGCGTTTTCTGCGGAAGAGTTAATATTCCAGCCTTCAGTGATTGGGATTGGTCCTACTGACGTTAGGAGGTTAACGCAATCAAAGGACCCTTGGTGGCAAAGTGTGGAAAAGGACGCATTGACCGTTGCAGGGTTGCATCCAGTAGAGTTATCAACCCAGACTACTCGTCAAATAGTGTAAGACTCTCTGAATGACACGAACAGGTTCTGCTAAATCAGTCGACCAACAATTCGGAAATGGACGATTGCAGATAGCACGCTCATATCTCGAAGCGGCTCGTAAAGCCATTGAATTTGCTGAAATTGATGAAATCGGAAATCCAGTGATGTCACAGATTGTGCATGCAGCAATCGGCTATACTGACGCACTCACCGCAAAATACGCAGGGAAAATAAACCGTGGGGATCACTCTGCCGCATTGAAGACTTTGCGAGATGCTCTCGGAAACCGCCTTCCAAAGTCCCAAGCAAACAAATTGCGCAACATTCTTGATCATAAGGACGAAGTTCAATACGGAGTTCGACTAAAACCGCTTGCTGAGGCAGAGAGTTTGTTCAACAAGCTGGTAGACTTTGCAGCATGGGCTGAGGAGGAACTGCGACAGTAAACATAAAAAGTGATTATCCCGCTGATAGTGATTTCATTTGCGTATAAACTACTCGGCAACGAATGGCGATTTCCTTCCGCGCCTTGACCGAATTTCTAGTATATTTCAGTGGGTTTGTTCAAAGAATCGGAATTTCCTCCAAAACGATTTGGTATGCCGTCGCACTCATGGAACCGGACCGAAGTAAGCCCCCTGCCCTGGATTCGCATAACGTGCCATATGGAACTTCATGGCTTTCACAAACCAAAACGTTGGTATCGACCAAACTAGATAATTGTCCGAAGTGGTGCCGGAAGGGGCCTGATTGTTTAGTGTAGTCGAAACGACGAAGCGGACATGGCTTTTGCACCCGGGTGCGGTTGCTAACGGCCCTTAGCCGACCTTGACGAATGAGCTGGATGCCGCGACGCACCTGTCGAATTGGGACGTTCGCCGCATTTGCTCGGTGCTGAACCGATCCAAAATCAGTTCAGCGGACAAAGCGGACTTTAGTTTCCTTCAACCCTAGGCCTGGTTTGCTGAAGACTGCCAAAATGCGGCACAAATCCGGGAAAAACCAATTGAGCATGACGACGCTCTAGGGTGCCAGGAAGGGCTCGCTTAACAATGAGCAGCTTGCCGGATCAGGAATTCATAGAAGGTCGGGGAAGAACAGTCCAACGCATGGGGCGTCGGCGAAGCGTACGCCTCGGCAACGTGCACCAGAAGAAACGGCCTCTCAATTGAAGCCGCTACCCTCTTTTGCAAATCTCGGTCAATGCCCTTAAAACGTGATGTTTTCACTTAAAGGTTGAATTGCATCCGAAATTCACTACAATCTTTTGCTTTCCGGGGGGAGAGTATTTCCATGACCAAAGAATTTAAGCTTGGCAGTTTTACCTTGAGGGCAAAGTCAGCGGATGCCGAAAAACCGGACGCTGAACAGGAACTGAAAATTGCTGTCGAAGCGGCGTTGGAAGAATATGAACCAGAGCCTGGGGAAGCTGTCCCCAGCGCCAAGGATTTTGAACTAAGGGAAGAGCACCCCACAGGCGCCGAAACGCTTTTAATTATTTTCCTGACAAGCGCGGCGACGGCCGGTGGCGCCCAATTCGGCAAGAAGACCGTGGACGCAATCTGGGAGCTTGTGGCCAGTAGACTGCGCAATTCTCGTACCGCGCGAATTGACGTCAAAGATGACGATCATTCGTGAATCTTTACCCAGCGTTACGGCTCAGAACTCCTTCACTCCATGGGACTGACGACTTATTTCAGACGATGCGATCCTGACGGGCTGACTATTGCGCGGCTGTGTCTTGGTATTGCGCGTGCCATCTGGCGAGACCACATCGTTGATGTGAATGCCCCACATCTTCACCCCGACACCAGGCGATATCTCAAATCCCTGGCTGCCCAGATGGAATTCTACGCAAAGAACGCGAAGAAACCCAAACCGAATGAAACTCGATTGGCTTTCATGGAAACGCTGCGGAATGCCCATGAATCTGCGAGGGATTCTGCTGGATCTGGGGTCGAATGGCTCAAGTTCGTTCTGGTCTGGAAGGAAATCTTTGGCATCGTGGATAATTACTACTTGTTTGGGCGTTCCGAGCGCCTCAAACACGATGAATGGTATAGTGACAGTGGTGAGCGGGCGGAACCCGGGCCGGTCTTGAGAACTTTCGTTGAAGAAACTAAAGGGGTGGTGCGGGTTCTGGAGCATGTCTACGAGGATGTCGTCGGCGAGTTTCAGCGCGTGCATGCGAACATCGAGATTGAAACCATCGCGTCCAACGCGCCCAGTCAGATGGGGTATGACTTTGCGTCTATGCCGCGGGTCAAGGGCAAAGTGACGTCCGAAAAGAGGGAGCACCCAGAATTCAACCCCTCTCCCTGTGGGGATTTTCAACGTTCGCGCAGGATCATCGTAGAGATTCCTTACCCCTGTGATCGAGCGACGGCCTTTGCCTACGAATGGGTTATTGCCCACGAAATCGGGGTGCATTTGTTTTCGCAACTGGCCAACGAGAAAGGTCCCCTGAATGATGGAGATTATCTGGCCTTTTCCGAAGGTTTCATGGACGCCGCTATTTTGGATGTTATTAAGGACAGCTCGCAGAACGCCAAGGATGTGCCCAACCTTGTGGGGGCAGATATCGCCAAAGGGGCTCAGCTTCGCACTGATGCCCGCCTGTCGCAGGATCTTCCCAACGACATGAGCTCTGAGCGCAAGGTCCTCTGGCGCGATCAAGTGCCCGCCGGTTGCCGCTGCTGGAAATATCTTAATGAGCTTGCCAATAATATGGATGTCGAGGACCGAGGTGGGCTTGAAGCCAAGATCTGGGCCCGACGCGTCGCGCTGAAACTTAATCTGCTGGATTTAGTAAAAGAGGAGCGCGCGAAATTTATATCCGGCCTCCAGATCATCTTTGATGTGACCAACGATGAAGCTGGTCAACAGATGAGAGTGCGCCAACAGCACGAGTTGGCCGAATTTCTCGACGAA
This region of uncultured Roseibium sp. genomic DNA includes:
- a CDS encoding DEAD/DEAH box helicase family protein, which gives rise to MLVEAELSRTALALWPHQHAALDTVDAYLESASARACLVNMPTGTGKTGGMATLARQRAQDRAVLVVCPSKVLVQQLTVEIRGRFWDKIGADPA
- a CDS encoding nucleotidyltransferase domain-containing protein, producing MARQSTRSSTLKYPLTSILGTKSSVVLLRELSEHGGFLTAPLLSQRCGISRASAWKELGVLEELGVVGSVGTERSRVYRLNPDYPLYSSLKDLFEQENCRFTKIRDAISNAVSSFENKVIATWIYGSVARGEDKPNSDLDIAIVFSTDNLEGQLESIRNILAFSAEELIFQPSVIGIGPTDVRRLTQSKDPWWQSVEKDALTVAGLHPVELSTQTTRQIV